One part of the Chryseobacterium mulctrae genome encodes these proteins:
- a CDS encoding protein-L-isoaspartate(D-aspartate) O-methyltransferase, with protein MHDSFVHKGKRKNLVEYLRHKIGISDENVLSAINEVPRHLFIESIFEDFAYEDRAFPILAHQTISHPSTVAEQSELLQVKPGEKVLEIGTGCGYQTAVLLAMKALVYTVERQKDLFDFSKKKLREMHLYPKFQSFGDGFAGLPTFAPFDKIIVTCGAAVLPTELLKQLKVGGKMVIPLGPTDQQVLYRFTKISPTEIEKEEFGAYKFVPMLNNTNQ; from the coding sequence ATGCATGATTCGTTTGTACATAAAGGGAAAAGAAAAAATTTGGTTGAATATCTCAGACATAAGATTGGGATTTCGGATGAGAATGTACTTTCTGCAATAAATGAAGTACCAAGACATCTTTTTATTGAAAGTATTTTTGAAGATTTTGCATACGAAGATCGTGCTTTTCCGATATTGGCACATCAGACGATTTCCCATCCTTCAACAGTAGCAGAACAGTCTGAACTTCTGCAGGTAAAACCGGGAGAAAAAGTGCTTGAAATAGGAACAGGTTGTGGTTACCAAACTGCTGTTTTATTAGCAATGAAAGCTTTAGTTTATACGGTTGAAAGACAGAAAGATCTTTTCGATTTTTCTAAAAAGAAACTGAGAGAAATGCATTTGTATCCCAAGTTTCAGAGTTTTGGTGATGGCTTTGCCGGACTTCCTACTTTTGCCCCTTTCGATAAAATTATCGTGACTTGCGGAGCTGCTGTTTTACCGACAGAATTATTGAAGCAATTAAAAGTAGGTGGAAAAATGGTCATTCCTTTGGGACCGACTGATCAACAGGTTTTATACCGGTTTACAAAAATTTCTCCTACAGAAATTGAAAAAGAAGAATTTGGAGCTTATAAGTTTGTACCGATGCTGAATAATACGAATCAGTAA
- a CDS encoding KOW domain-containing RNA-binding protein, whose amino-acid sequence MMDLSDLKDGVSCKVIAGTHKGKEGTVHDIKTSKSGEITITVKQDNGVRFKTLARSVEIQK is encoded by the coding sequence ATGATGGACTTATCAGATTTGAAAGATGGAGTATCTTGTAAAGTAATCGCAGGAACACATAAAGGGAAAGAAGGAACTGTACATGACATTAAGACAAGTAAATCAGGAGAAATTACAATCACCGTGAAACAAGATAATGGTGTACGTTTTAAAACTTTGGCAAGGAGTGTAGAAATTCAAAAATAA
- a CDS encoding DUF1801 domain-containing protein, with translation MIPNEITSYNNSQSENEIGICEKIAFIIDENLEGAESKIWHAHPVWFLEGNPIVGYSKQKKGIRLMFWSGKSFNEEQLNVEGEKFQDASVFYNNVNEINETDILRWLKKSAEIQWDYKNIVKRKGELIRLK, from the coding sequence ATGATTCCCAATGAAATTACTTCCTACAATAATTCTCAATCTGAAAACGAGATTGGAATTTGTGAAAAAATTGCATTCATAATTGATGAAAATCTTGAAGGAGCCGAATCTAAGATCTGGCATGCTCATCCAGTTTGGTTTTTAGAAGGAAATCCAATTGTGGGTTATAGCAAACAGAAAAAGGGAATTCGTCTGATGTTTTGGAGTGGAAAATCTTTTAATGAAGAACAATTAAATGTAGAAGGTGAAAAATTTCAGGATGCCTCTGTATTTTATAATAATGTGAATGAAATAAATGAAACTGATATTTTGCGTTGGCTTAAAAAATCTGCTGAAATACAGTGGGATTATAAAAATATTGTAAAAAGAAAAGGCGAATTGATCAGACTGAAATAA
- a CDS encoding 2-hydroxyacid dehydrogenase, which produces MKVFINKRIPETGITMLKEAGLEVTIPENDDPSREEWLQYCKNTDAILNVGANAFDHEFFEQCPNVKAIALFSVGFDHVDIKEASKRNIPIGNTPDVLSRATSDVAFLLMQSVSRRASFYFQKVKDGNWGNFDPLYELGQELYGKTLGIFGLGRIGFEMAEKCKKAFGMNIIYHNRNHNEEAEKELDAKYVSFDELIEQSDVLSIHANFKPEQSNLFNASVFERMRKNAIFVNTARGGFHNQKDLYQALVSGQIWGAGLDVTNPEPIEDNDPILQLPNVCVLPHIGSATIEARNGMARLAAENIIAFSKGEKMPHIANPEVY; this is translated from the coding sequence ATGAAAGTTTTTATAAACAAAAGAATTCCCGAAACAGGAATTACAATGCTGAAAGAAGCCGGTTTGGAAGTTACAATTCCGGAAAATGATGATCCGTCACGTGAAGAATGGCTACAATATTGTAAAAATACAGACGCCATTTTAAATGTCGGTGCCAATGCATTTGATCATGAATTTTTCGAGCAATGTCCTAATGTAAAAGCCATTGCTTTGTTCAGTGTAGGTTTTGATCATGTTGATATTAAAGAAGCCAGTAAAAGAAATATTCCGATAGGAAATACGCCGGATGTTTTGAGTCGGGCGACTTCAGATGTTGCATTTTTATTGATGCAATCGGTTTCCAGAAGAGCGAGTTTTTATTTTCAAAAAGTAAAAGATGGAAACTGGGGAAATTTTGATCCGCTTTATGAGCTTGGTCAGGAATTGTACGGTAAAACGTTGGGTATTTTTGGTTTAGGTAGAATCGGTTTTGAAATGGCTGAAAAATGCAAAAAAGCTTTCGGAATGAATATAATTTATCACAATAGAAATCATAATGAAGAAGCCGAAAAAGAACTTGATGCAAAATATGTTTCTTTCGATGAATTGATCGAGCAATCGGATGTTTTGAGTATTCATGCCAATTTTAAACCTGAACAAAGCAATCTTTTCAACGCTTCAGTTTTTGAAAGGATGAGAAAGAATGCCATTTTTGTGAATACAGCAAGAGGAGGTTTTCATAATCAGAAAGATTTGTATCAGGCTTTGGTATCCGGACAGATTTGGGGCGCCGGTTTAGATGTTACCAATCCTGAACCTATTGAAGATAATGATCCGATTTTACAGTTGCCGAATGTTTGCGTTCTTCCACATATTGGTTCGGCAACGATCGAAGCCAGAAACGGAATGGCAAGATTAGCGGCAGAAAATATTATTGCTTTTTCTAAAGGTGAAAAAATGCCGCATATTGCAAATCCAGAAGTGTATTAA